GAAGCATAGTTCTTCATGCCAGACGCCACAGTAAATCAGCTGAAGGTTTGTCATACTGTGCTTGTATTTGTTTCACAGTATGTGAAAGTCAATTCATGTATATGTTTACATTTCATCGTAATTTAGCCATGTTCACTTTTCCTAGCACAAAATGAAACTACTGTTTGCATTGGTTCCCGTCAAAAACAAAGTAACAACAGTCCACTGAGCCGTCCTCAGGGGCCGTCTTCTCCAGAGGGGGCTGAGAGAGGTCAGAGGCCAAAAGCGTCCAAGAAACAAGCCTCTCGTCTGGTTTATCTGTTCTTTAGTCCTCTTCTTGATGCTGCACAGTCCACAGAGCAGACGCAGCAGTGTCAGCTGTGAGCGGTAAGTAGCCACCCCGTTTGCGCCCCCACGCCCACTTATGAGGCAATTACACTTGGCAAGAAGCAGTGGAAATGTGTGCGTCATCGCAAACAACCGGCTCTTGCTCAAACACGGAGGGCTGGAGCTTTCCTTCCAGGAGAAAGTCAAAAACGTCAAGCTGGATAAAACAGATGGCGAGAGCATCTCCCGATCGATGGGCGAGGAGCTGGATCGTAGCCACAGCAGCACACTTAACTCCTGTACTGATCAACTATCACTTGTGTTTATCTTCAGCAGTTTGTCTTTGAGACTGGCCACTAGAAAATTGAGGCTCATCCTGTCAATAGCAGCTGAGATGTCAGATCCTGGCAGCAGCCCAAATGACCAGGAGTACGTATCTCACGCTGTCCTTCAAATGGCAGCCACCTGCCAAAGTTCACAATCCAGAGGTCGAAGGCACAGCTGGCCTGCAATACTGACAGACACAGAGGTCTGGAGCGAAAAATCTCCAATCACGCAATTCCACTGAACTGTGAGCATTTATTGGCACACACATCTTCTGCCCGTGTGGCTCTTTCCATCTAAAACACATCTGGAGCTCTAGCTAGATAGGGGCATCGTACTCCTGAAGGAACTCTTGGAGTGTCTGAGGCAGCTGGTCCCGTTTGGTGGACACGTCTATATGGCCGTTTAAAGTCTTGCGACACAGGTGCTGCAAACTGGACATGCTGGAGGCCAGTGGACGCAATAGTTCCAGAGGGATCTTCTCTCCACCAGAGTAAATGAAGTACGCACTCCCATCCGCTGACCTGCCACCGTCCGCATCGCTGCTCCCCTTAGCATGGACCATGGATGAGGTCCCCGTCCCTTTTGAAGATGGCATGTAATGATGGATGAGTTTCAGGACGCAATCGAAACGCGGCACCGCCTGCTCGCTCCGCGGGTCGGTCTGCAGGAAGAAAGAGCGGGAATCGCACTGGATGCGCAGGTTTTTGGTGCCGGTGGCCGTTTTGACACTGAGAGTGAAGAAGTGGTGGTTGTCTGAGCTATCGCGCACCAGGAAGGTACCCGGGGGCTCTCAGCTCAGAAGCGAGCTGGCCTCCTTCCCGCTCACCGTGCTCCAGTAGAAGCCACTCTCTTGAAGTTTGCGCACGGCCGCGAGCACCATCTGATACTGCGCCTCTGAACTGAAGGTCTTGTACCGGTGGGGGGGCAGGCACATGCCGCCTTCAAAGGGGCTGCTGCTCATGACGCTGTCAAACCTGCTGTGCGTTACCATGGCGCTCTGCCCACCCCCTGTACCGCCCGGCAAGCACTGGTGCTTAGGGTCCAGGGCCGAAGGGCCGTCCCAGCCGGGGTGCTCATACACCGGAGAGCACCAACACAACGCCCAGAGTTCTGACGCCTCTTCCACATTCAGAACAAGTGATGTCTCGGTGGGTATGCGAGGTAGCTAAAAGAAGGAGAAACGAAAATGTCAGCATGTATCGAACAACAGATTCGGGTGCCTGCAGACTACCGACATCCGCTACATCAGGCCTCATTCATAGTATTAACAACTGGTCACATGTGTTGAATATCAGCCCAACCCCTCCGAAACATCACATGCACcttttcacaaaaataaaacctaaGTATATTCTAAAAGCCCTATTGGTAAAGCATTGCGTTACGTCATGGGTTTGAATCACAGGGAATACATGATAAAGGTACATTGAATGCACAGTAAACTGCCTTGGATAAaatcgtctgccaaatgcataaatgtaaccgTTTCAATGATGCAATTTTCCTGTTTTGAGATGAATTAACTAGATGGCAATCGAAGCCGTATTTTTAGTTCAAGTAAACCCGATATTCACTCGGTCTATTAGAAAGCGGGTTATGAATGAGGTCCTCCAGTTCGTTGTGAATAACCCAATTCCTCATTCATGACACACGGGCTCTGGCTCCTGTTACACTGTAAATACCCCTTCACTCTTTCTTACTGGAATAGATCAACTTATTCAGGTTACATCGAGGCCGTTTTAGTTCGACTGGTACACAAATGTAAGTGTAAAACCCAAGCGGACTTTAAACAATAGAAGAGTAGAACACGAAAtagcagtttagtttagtttgacGTGGATACAATGTAGCGCCGCATTTAACGCGACTATAATGTTTAAGTCGATATACAAGTGAAACGGTCCACAGACACACAAATGAGGTTTTTAGAAATTTAGATgaggaaaaaaacaagcaaaacctTTGTATTTACCTTCACAGGGTTATCCGACTCAATCTTGGAGTTTTCCTAAAACATAGCTCCCTTTGTGAGTCCCATGCAAATGTTTATACAAAATGTGCCTTCTTTAAAAGGGATAAAGATCAGTTTCATGTCAGTTGTTTAACAGTTGATCGGTGATCAGCTGTATTAAAGTCTATCAGAGGTAGTGAAGGTATCCTACTCCTTGTTGCATGGAGTTGAAGTACCGAGTACCGACTAATATTTCTTTAAGGCTCCTCCCATCGGTGTTCCAGTAaagcaaccacacacacacacacagacacgcaagTGGCGGATTGCCAATAAATAATCAGCGTGACCcttttttacgggatttctCCCCCCTCCCTTCCCTGTTCACACAAGGTGAAAAAATTGCATTGCCCTTGCGGATAGAAATGCGGTCGGTGTGTTATGACTGACCACACATGTTGCATAttatgctgttttattcacactcaatttgatttattcatttgattGATTGGTTTTGCAGAGCCGGAGTATAATGTAATTTACGGTCATCCTCACGGGTGCATGACGGAACATTCAGTTTTCAGGAAAAGGGGTTTTGCAGAACATTTTGCACTCATTTAACTCAAGTTAAACGGTATacacattcaaataaaacacacagtctagtacaatacagtacagtacagtgcaGTACAATATAGGCTACTATATATAATAAACTGTATAAAAAATTGAATATATAGACTCATGTTGGTACTCTATTTACTGGATTTGTTCCACACGCCATCTATAGGAAAAGGGCAGTAAACAACATTAACTCCTGTGGACATCATTGgggtattttttttactaatcaTCGTCTGTCAGCTTTGGATAGTTTTAAAGTGAGAGAATGTATTGTACACATTCATAAGTGTAATGGCAatgtttaaatacagtataagtacttaaaatagtaattaactattactgtacaaatgacatTGTGACGTTGCATAAATAAAGAGGATAAGTTCAGTGAGTTCAAAATGGCAAAATTAGCAAAAAGGGCGGTATTGATGaagaaattataaaaataaaataacaagaaaatatGAGAGGAATCCATTAAAATTGtacacaaatttaccatttacaGTATAGTTCTAACACAAAAGTATTGAAGCGTGAATAATGGTGTATTGCAATCTCTATACACCGAAACGCCTACAGTAGTGTTGAGGGTAAGGAGAGGGAGTGTTTAGATAAAGTTTCTATATTCAAAATTCCCGtgaaaacatggcggcgcccaTCACATGGAAAAGACTTGTGTTGTCCGTGTACACTCCTGCATTTTCCTGGGTTTTTACGAGGATTTCAGACCGTTTCTTCAGGACTCATGATCGGAGGAGAGGGTTAGTAATGGCGATGTTCCGCACAGTTTCGTCCCATAAATACAACCGATAGAAATTCAGTAATGTTAAAGTCATGAGACTTTCACTAGCATTAGCTTGTGGTTGTGTGAAGGGGAAACGTTGCATTAATGTGTGAAATTGCAGTTATGAAACCATTAACAAATACTTACGTGCTGTAAATGTTAGGTAAACGATCGCCAGTTCACTTCCCCTAGATGTTCAAAGGCTTGTTTTCGATAGACaccttcatcatttatttatttatttatgagtgACATCTGTCAAATAAACCGAGACAAACAAGAAAATCAGACAGACCATGTCAGGACATGCTTTCTTAATAGAACCTGGGTTATACATCTGAGGTGTGTCACCTAAGCAATATTCTATAATACACTATATTCTCCATTTAGTCAGTGATAATGGAAATTTCAATCACCAAatgacttttaaatgttttgttttatagatCTAAAGAGTACGTGCACATAGGGCAGGAGAGAAACAACACGTGACAGAATGATACAGAAAGTCTCCTATTATTgtcaaaaatgtttaattcatcattttattGTGGAAATTTACTTTGCTTTTTATCTAATTGTCAAGAGTAATTTTAAGACATGCATTGAACTACTTTGCAACGCGGCCATGACTTTGATAATTTCCATCTGTACAGTTTATGCAATTGTGGTTGGCGCTTTGTCATTCTTTTCATACAAAGCCCATATGTTAGTGTAGTTTTGACATCTGTTGATCTGTTTGAGATATGGCAGTAACTTACTTGTATAGCGATTGGCCTCAACATTGTTTTACACTCGGTCATAGAGGCGCcttatttattctgttttatCTGGATTAATGTGAGATCtactgtagtgtgtgtgtggtgagacTGGATTGgatgaagaaaaacactgaCTGGGTTGTAGAGAACTCGCCATGACCTTGGGGTTTGGCAGTAGATCTGAGTAAAGTGTTGCAGGGTTTCAGACTTCATGCTGTGTCATACAGACTATATTACTGCCTTTGTGTCTTGTACTGTTGCCTTTGGAGCTGGACATTACACCAGTTAGTGTAAAACCCAAGACAGTTGACTTGGTGGACATGTAGGGACTAATGAGATCTGCTTTGTTAGCTCTTAGTATTCCTTGTTATTTTACTTACTGTTTGCATGAGGTGACAAACTAATGCAGAGAAAGATGAGAATAATAGGAGATCTCAAAGAATGCATTGGCTTTTTTGAGCCAAGCGGAAAGGAAAAAGCAATAATCGTTATCACAGTTCAACCACCAGATGTTAATTCACAAACatggaaacaaaataacacaaaaagctCTGCCAGTTTCAGTTTTGGATACATATTAAAGGGTTTTCTCTCTTCCTGTCATCTTGTAGGTCTGCTGTGCTACTCTTGGCCCCTCTGCTGGCAGAGGCTGACCCGGCCCCCCTGGCCTCCTCCAGACCGCCTGGCTTCACTGGGGTCGAGGGCCTTTACTCTCGGTTCCACTGGATGGCTGATCACGTACCCGCGTTTAGGGTCCCTGGCGGCCACATCCGCATCCTCCACTCACCTGATGAGTTTTATCAGACTATGAAGGTACACATGCAtgtattcatgttttattgaCATAGCAGGTAGCACATTGCAACACTCGTGTGTGTGAGTTGATGTTTGCAAAACCAACATTGCAACTTGTTATAGAATTCATTTACAGTATGGACTATATAGTATTCACACagcatgtgattttttttatacaaaGCATCAAACGTGCCTAATCCACAATCAGATTTATATTGTATTACAATGTTgagtattttgttttacataataTGCAGATGTTATTGCTGTGATGTTAGAATTAAACTTGGTTTACGTCCATAAAGTTCCAATGTAATGAGATATAGTGCCAAGTACATTATAATACCATAAGTCATATACCTTTACTATAATGCATAATTACTCATTGCCTCCTTTGAGTCTAAAGGAGTCTGAAGCTTCCAATGTTAAGTAGTCCTGATGTTAATACTATATAATTGCCTGTTATTGGTTTgccttgtgtttttattgttttaatgccACTTATAATAAGATGTAACTTAATATCTCTCATTAAGTTTGTCGTTCTCTTTGTTTGCCCAGGCTCGGATCAGAACAGCCAAGAGTCGTGTGGTCATGGCTTCCCTCTACCTTGGCACAGGGCCTCTAGAACAAGATCTCGTATGTTGcctacatttgtacatttttactgtaactgagaacacaaaaaaacaacctATGAAGAAAAACTGACTGTGGTCATAGTGAGATTTTTACACGGGGAGGATGGCTGGATGTTTAGCATGTCTCAACTGTTTCGATGTAAAGGAGAACTTCACACATTAGATGAACAAAAAGGTCATCATTTCTTTAAAGGGGCTTAAGAACTGAAGTATGAAGACCAGTCATAAGTCATATCTTCCAGAAGCTCCTGTTTCTAGAAGAATGAATAAATCAGATTTGTTAGTAGTGCTTGCTGAAGATGGTTTAAAAAACTGTCTATCTAGGTCATATCTAGAGTCATATCTAGGGACCCAGAATATCATAGAAACCACATAATGGTGCCTgagcaaccacccacaacaccaTTTCATTAGTTTTGGCATGGATAAGCACGATTCTAAGCATTTTCTGCTGaaagtgtaaaaaaaaaccATTTGTTAAGTGTGTTGTGTACAGTAACATAAGCTCAGTAGTCAAGTCTACAGAAAGTTGACATTTCCTTGTTCTCGTCAACATGCTAAACCAGCCGGACAAGACATGAGCTTTCCAAGCcgtctaaaaataaaaaggaaagaGAAGTAAAAGGAAAAAGGAAGCAACGCTGATTTAAAAGAATGTGTTTACACTTTCACACACGTCATTTAAACCTGTCAGTCTGTCTTATCTGCGCATCTGCTTATAATGGTATTTGACCTTATGTCAGGACTCAGGTGTACTGTAATATCTACAAATTACACCTGACATACATAGTATAGATGATAGCCTGTTGGTGTAACATTAGTCCGTTTCCAATAACCGTCTAATTTCCTGTGTAGGTTGATTGCATGGAAGAGGCATTAGAGCGTTCGCAAGGAAAAGATGCACCTGAACTCAACGTGGATTTTCTGCTGGATTATACTAGAGGTTCAAGaggtctgtctctctctctctctctctctctctctctctctctctctNTAGTGCCAAGTACATTATAATACCATAAGTCATATACCTTTACTATAATGCATAATTACTCATTGCCTCCTTTGAGTCTAAAGGAGTCTGAAGCTTCCAATGTTAAGTAGTCCTgatgttaataatatataattgcCTGTTATTGGTTTgccttgtgtttttattgttttaatgccACTTATAATAAGATGTAACTTAATATCTCTCATTAAGTTTGTCGTTCTCTTTGTTTGCCCAGGCTCGGATCAGAACAGCCAAGAGTCGTGTGGTCATGGCTTCCCTCTACCTTGGCACAGGGCCTCTAGAACAAGATCTCGTATGTTGcctacatttgtacatttttactgtaactgagaacacaaaaaaacaacctATGAAGAAAAACTGACTGTGGTCATAGTGAGATTTTTACACGGGGAGGATGGCTGGATGTTTAGCATGTCTCAACTGTTTCGATGTAAAGGAGAACTTCACACATTAGATGAACAAAAAGGTCATCATTTCTTTAAAGGGGCTTAAGAACTGAAGTATGAAGACCAGTCATAAGTCATATCTTCCAGAAGCTCCTGTTTCTAGAAGAATGAATAAATCAGATTTGTTAGTAGTGCTTGCTGAAGATGGTTTAAAAAACTGTCTATCTAGGTCATATCTAGAGTCATATCTAGGGACCCAGAATATCATAGAAACCACATAATGGTGCCTgagcaaccacccacaacaccaTTTCATTAGTTTTGGCATGGATAAGCACGATTCTAAGCATTTTCTGCTGaaagtgtaaaaaaaaacatttgttaagtGTGTTGTGTACAGTAACATAAGCTCAGTAGTCAAGTCTACAGAAAGTTGACATTTCCTTGTTCTCGTCAACATGCTAAACCAGCCGGACAAGACATGAGCTTTCCAAGCcgtctaaaaataaaaaggaaagaGAAGTAAAAGGAAAAAGGAAGCAACGCTGATTTAAAAGAATGTGTTTACACTTTCACACACGTCATTTAAACCTGTCAGTCTGTCTTATCTGCGCATCTGCTTATAATGGTATTTGACCTTATGTCAGGACTCAGGTGTACTGTAATATCTACAAATTACACCTGACATACATAGTATAGATGATAGCCTGTTGGTGTAACATTAGTCCGTTTCCAATAACCGTCTAATTTCCTGTGTAGGTTGATTGCATGGAAGAGGCATTAGAGCGTTCGCAAGGAAAAGATGCACCTGAACTCAACGTGGATTTTCTGCTGGATTATACTAGAGGTTCAAGaggtctgtctctctctctctctctctctctctctctctctctctctctcaatcagGCTACGTCCACTGATAAATCCAGACAAGGTGGATACCTAGATGGCCACCACCCTAAAGGGAtaatccacccaaaaatgaaaattctgtcatgaattacccctCCCCCAGTTtgtacaaacctgtataattttatttgttctgttgaacacaaagatatttggaaaaattttagcaaatgacatttctgggacatcattgactaccatagtaggaaaaatttggTGCCCTagaattgtttgctttgctaaattcttcagaatatttaattttgtgttcaacagaacaaaaaaattatacaataaaatttttacctactatggtagtcaatgatgtcccagaaatgtcagttactaacatttttccaaaaatcTATCTTTGTGGTCAACagcacaaagaaatttatacaggtttggaacaactcaacggtgagttaatgatgacagaattttcatttttgggtggagtatccctttaaagggttgttttaaaaaaatcacacaaagtagGCCAATCTAAACTATGTCGATATGTGGTTTTAAATCTGATAATAATGAGGAGatcttattattttttaacactCTCTGTTTGTTACCTGGCATCACTGCGTG
This genomic window from Triplophysa rosa linkage group LG18, Trosa_1v2, whole genome shotgun sequence contains:
- the socs3b gene encoding LOW QUALITY PROTEIN: suppressor of cytokine signaling 3b (The sequence of the model RefSeq protein was modified relative to this genomic sequence to represent the inferred CDS: substituted 1 base at 1 genomic stop codon); amino-acid sequence: MVTHSRFDSVMSSSPFEGGMCLPPHRYKTFSSEAQYQMVLAAVRKLQESGFYWSTVSGKEASSLLSXEPPGTFLVRDSSDNHHFFTLSVKTATGTKNLRIQCDSRSFFLQTDPRSEQAVPRFDCVLKLIHHYMPSSKGTGTSSMVHAKGSSDADGGRSADGSAYFIYSGGEKIPLELLRPLASSMSSLQHLCRKTLNGHIDVSTKRDQLPQTLQEFLQEYDAPI